Genomic segment of Panicum virgatum strain AP13 chromosome 2K, P.virgatum_v5, whole genome shotgun sequence:
GGATGACGCTCTTGCCATGTACCTTGGGGAGGCCTTCCACGAAGTCCATGGAGATGTCCGACCACACCAGCGCTGGGACGTCGAGTGGTTGTAGGAGGCCCGCAGGATGTAATGATTCTGTCTTGTTGCGCTGGCAGATAGAGCAGGCCCGGACATACTCACGGACCAGCCGGTGGTCGCCGTCGACGACGAAGTCTGCACGGAGTCGGTGCAGCATCTTCTGAATTCCCTCATGGGCGTTGGTGTGGGCGAGCTGGAGCACAGTGGCCAGCGTGGACGACGTCGCTGGGATGAAGACGCGCCGGCCGCAGAGGATGAGGCCCTCGTCGACTCGCCATGGGGCGCCACGGGTCTCGGTGATGGTGTCGCGGAGGCTGCGTAGGTCGGCGTCATTCTCCAGCTCGGCGCGAAGGTCGTTGTAGAAGCTGAACGTCGGACCCGAGAGCGCCGCGAGCTCGGGCTGGCCGACCTCCATCCTGGAAAGGGCGTCGGCGATGGTGTTCATGCGCCCGGGTCGGTACTCGACGGAGAAGTCGAAACCGAAAAGTTTGCTGATCCATTGGTGCTGCGGGACCGTAGATAGATGTTGATCGAGCATGAACTTGAGGGCGTAATGATCAGTACGGATGACAAACGGCCTGCCCCACAAGTAGGGCCTCCAATGGCGGATGGCCTGGACCAGGCCGATAAGTTCACGCTCGTAGGCCGCAATCTTGAGGTGGCGCGGCACGAACGGCTTGCTGTAGAAGGCTAGGGGACCAGCGCCTTGATGTAGTACCGCACCGAACCCCGTGCCCGAAGCATCGCAGTCGACCATGAACGACTGGGCGGAGTCCGGCATGTGCAGAACTGGTGCCGTGGACAGAGCGCGCTTGAGGGCGTCGAATGCGGTCGCGGCTGCGTCGGTCCACAGAAACGCGTCCTTCTTGAGGAGCTGCGTTAGCGGTGCCGCCAGGTTGCCGAAGTCCTTGATGAAGCGCCGGTAGTAGCCGGCCAAGCCCAGGAAGCCGCGCAGGGAGCGGACGGAGCGCGGCTGCGGCCAGGAGGTCACCGCGGCCACCTTGTCGCTATCCATGGCCACACCGTCAGCCGAGATCACGTGGCCGAGATAGGGCACTGATGAAGTTGCGAAGGCGCACTTGGAGCGCTTCACCTTGAGGTGGTGTGACCGCAGCGTGTCAAAAACGGCGCGCAGGTGCTGTAGGTGTTCACTCCAGGAACGGCTATAGATTAGAATGACGTCAAAAAAGACTAGAACGCACCTCCTGAGGAACGGATGCAGCACGGTGTTCATGAGGCGCTGGAACGTCGCCGGGGCGTTGGACAAGCCGAACGGCATGACCAAAAACTCGAAATGGCCTTGGTGCATTCTGAAGGCCGTCTTCTCGATGTCGGCCGGGTGCACGCGCACTTGATGGTAACCAGCGCGGAGGTCCAGCTTCGTGAAGAAGCGAGCGCCATGGAGTTCATCAATGAGTTCATCCACGACCAGAATGGGAAATTTGTCCTTGACTGTTCGGTCATTGAGCGCGCGATAGTCCACGCAAAAGTGCCACGAGCCATCCTGCTTCTTGACCAGGAGAACAGGGGCTGAGAATGGAGACACGCTCGGTCGGATGATGCCTTGAGCGAGCATGGCGGCGCATTGCTTCTCCAGTTCATCCTTCTGGAGCTGCGGGTAGCGATATGGCCGAACGGACaccggaggagtaccaggaacGAGATGTATCCGGTGGTCACAGTGTCGCGGCGGCGGTAGACCCGTCTGCTCGGCGAAGAGGTCATTGTAGTCATCGAGGAGCAGCGCCAGGAGATCCGGCTCGGCAGCACGAACGCCATGGAGGCGACTGGCGGCTGCTGAAGACGTCCAGGACGAATCCAGTCCGTGCCAGAGGACGCGACGGCCGTGGCGCCAGAATGCCAAGCACATGTCGTCAAAGTCCCAGAGGATGGGTCCCAGAGTTCGCAGCCAACGAACGCCAATGACCATGTCGTAGCAATCCAACGGAATGGTGTAGCAGTCGATGGAGAAGTGCTCGTCAACAATCCGGATGTCGACGTCGCGCGTGAGGCCGGCGCACGGCACTCGGTCGCCGTTGGCCACGATCACGGTCATGCCCGCACTGTCGCCAAAGCGGAGACCCGCCCGCACGGCCGCTGCGGGGCTGATGAAGTTGTGGGCCGAGCCGGTGTCCAGGAGCGCCGTCATCACGTAGTTGCCCACCGACACACGCACACGCATCGTGTCCGCGGTGCGGATCCCGGCAATGGTGTGCAATGAAATTAGGGGCTCCTCTGGCGCAGTCGGGGTGGCGTCTTGCGGGGGCTCGTCGTCGTCAACGAAGTCCGAGACTTCGAGGTAGAAGAGGCGCTGGCACTTATGGCCGCGCGCATACTGCTCATCGCAGTTATAGCACAGGCCTTGACGCCGGCGGTCCGCCATCTCCGTTGGCGTGAGGCGACGGAACGGCCtgggtgggggcggcggcacgggcgccggcgccgcggtggCCGCAGAAGTGGATGCCGGGTTTGCGCCCGCGGCCGGATGGTGAGGGCGGGCCGGAACGCGCCGGAACGCCGGAGCGGTGACCGCGGCCGCGGCACGACGCTCATATGCGCGCGCTAGGCACATGGTGTGCTGAAGGTCCTGTGGCATCTGCAGCTCCACGTCGACCCTGATGTGGTCGGGGAGGCCCCCGGAGAATAGCTGCACTTGTTGTTCCTGGGTGAGGGACCCGGCGTGAGCCAAGCGCTGCTGGAACGCGTCGATGAAGCCGTCGACGGTGCCCGGAAACGGAAGGCACGCCAGGTCAGAGAGGTGGTTTGTTCCCAGGGCCGGCCCAAAGCGCTGCTGACATAGAGCGCGAAAGGTCGGCCACGGAATGTTGTGGACACCTCCCGCATCGCGCTCGAGCATGTCGTACCACTGCTGGGCGCCATCCGTCAAATGGAACGAGGCGAGCCAAACCTTAGTGTTCTCATGGGTGTGCTGACCGCGGAAGAATTGCTCGCACTTGTTCAACCAACCCAAGGGGTCGGTCTTGCCGTCGAACGTCGGGAACGTGAGTTTGTGGAAGCGCGGCACCTCCAGATTGTCGGCGGTCTCCATGGCTTCAaacggcggcgtcgacgacggaAGCGAGTGCGGCGGCCCGTTCAGGTTCGGGATCGGCGAGGGCGAGTGTGGAAAGTTGATCTGGTGGATGGGTAGTGGATGGGAGGCAGCGGTGGTATGCACGATGGGCGACGCCGTGGAAGGtaccggctgcggcggcgcgccgtATCCCGGCATTCCGAAAGGCGACAGCTGGGGTGCAAACGAAGATCCCGCAGCAGATGGGGACCCGCGACCTTCTATGGATGACAAACGAGTTGCGAAGGATCCCATCTGGCGCTGAAGCCCGTAGATGGCCGTCGTCAGAGTGTCGAGAGCGCTTGACTCCGTGGCCGTAGCCGGAAGAACGGACGCTGTGGAGATGGCGGTGCTCGGCGCGGCGGAAGGAGTTGGTGCGATGGACATGGGTAGGGACGGCGCGGTGGAGACGCCAGGAACGATGTCTGACATCCCTGATACCAGAGTGTTGTGGGTGTTATGGAGGAAGTATGAATGGCTGGGAGGTGGACGTGGTTTAGGCGCGCGGCGGGAACGAGCGCTCGACGCCGTCctgacggccggcggcgagactgCTGGAACGTGGAGAGCGGACGCAAGACGCCAGGGAGAAGAGATAACTCTATCTCTGGCTGCCCTCCTCATTCCTTGGATGATGGTTCTTATACAAAATATCTTAACAAACTTGAAGCCTAGCACTTCCTAGAATCTAGGGAACGAGTAACAAACGCGAGCAACAAACGCCAACAACGCAGCGCGTCATGCACGCTGCATCTAGCCACTAGCGACGCGCCTCCTGCGTTCGTAGACTTTACCAACCATAACATTAGCAGTCTCTTTTTGCTCTAAATTAAATCTAGTAGCTTGCTGCTCAGTGTCAGGCTCTCTTGGGCCGTTTGGAAGATGGTGGTAATTGAAGCAGGATCTCACTctttgtgcttaattgggaacTCGAATTTGCAATCACCACTGTTGGTTAGTGACCCCAGTATGCTCTGAAGTTTATAGACTGCGTAGTAAAACGTACGAACATGCTCTCCGTGATTCCACAAAACATCAAGGAAACCACCTGAAGATATAAGCGCGTGGTTTGTGACGGTACAGCTCTCCGTGTTGTTATTGCTGGAATTCTGATCTTGGATCGTTCGTGTTGCTCCTTTGGATCCAAGTTTTTTAGACAGAGACGGACAATGGATCCGACAGTAAGGTTTTTGGAGGGAGGGGCAATAGTAGACGACGGCAAAGAAAGAGGGAATAATGGCTCCGTGTTCTTAATGGATCGTTCTCAATTAAGAACAATGATCGAGTTtatctctccttttcttttgcgGGGAGGCAATGAGTTTACTCCATTATCCAATTATCGTATTATCTGAATCTCATTTGAAGCAGGATTACTCCTAtctatgattttttttgagGTCTTTTGAGGTGCACAATACTACTAGTTTGTTTAACTTGTTGAAATAAATTCAAAGTGCTGTTGATTTGCAGGCCCTGTAAGGGGCTATATATGTTCAATCCTTTTGGGCTCTGCTGAACAACTCGTTTCATCTTTCATGCACCCCCATGCCAAGATTAATTAGTATGTTTCTTGCATTGGCCATATTCATAGCAGTAGTACTACTAAGCATGCATGTTTCCACAAGCTAGCTGATCATCACTTCCTGTTTGAATTGGACATACGTAAACCGTTTGAATATAAATACGCTCTTCACAGAGCCACAACTATTAGATTTGTTTATAAATAATGTCAACCACAGTACACAGAGACAAGATTACTTGTGCTTTCAGTTGTAAACATAAAATTGTACTTGACAAAAAGTTGAACACAAGATATTGGACAAAAATAGGTTTTTGAAGGTTTTGAGTTTGCACGGGGGGCCCACATATACTGTACAACATGCATATATGCTCCACGTACTCCATTAATATAATGCTGCTTATCTTTTTCCCAGCAAAAAAACATCTCACAAAAAAAAGTTGGTCAAAAAAACATTTCACAAAAGATGGGAGCGAGTAACAGTAGCCGACGCGTTCGCTAGCTGTTGAGCTCCGATCCACTTTCCCCGCCCTTCAAGTAGCAGATTATCTGTCGTCTGTCTCGCAGCCGCTTCACCTGACCACACCCAAGTAGCAGATCGATcctcatgccgccgccgccgccgctgccggaggaGATCGTGGAGGAGGTCCTCGTTCGCTTCCCGCCGGACGACCCCGCGAGCCTCGTCCACGCCGCCCTCGTCAGCAAGCAGTGGTGCCGCATCATCtgcggcgctcgccgcggcTTCAGCCGCAGGTTCCGCGAGCTCCACCTCTCGCCCCCGCTGCTAGGCTTCCTCTGCAACCGCTTCGATGGCGCCCTCGGCGCCCGCttcgacgccaccgccgccgcccgcttcgTCCCCACATCGTCTTCCTTCCGCCCGCCCAATGCTATTATtgctgaccgccgccgccgcggctggcgAGCCGTCCACTCGGGCCacggccgcgtcctcctccaccATGCGCGCACCTGGGACGACGATCGCCTCGTCGTCTGGGATCCcatcaccggcgagcagcgccagCTTCCCGAGTCGCCGCTGCACGGCGTGCTCATGTGGAGCTGGAACGCGGCTGTGCTCTGTCATGCTGCAGCTGCAGGCGGCGGCTGCAACCATCTCGACTGCCACCGCGGCCCTTTCGTCGTCATCTTCGTGGGGAATTTCATTGCCAACAGACAGACATTCTCCTGCGTCTACTCATCCGAGACTGATGGGTGGAGCGAGCCTCTCTTTGATGATCGCCTTCCCCACCAGGGTCTCCATCATGGCAGCGTCGCCGCTCTCGTGGGGAATTCGCTCTACTTCATGTATGACAGCCACCAGGGAATCCTCAAGTATGATCTGCTGACACAGGAGATGTCTGCGATCCCTGTACCAGCTAGAGGCACTGTGCTCATGGCTACGGAGGATGGCAGGCTGGGCCTCGCCACTGTGCCCGAGTCCAGGCTCTGCATGTGGTCGAGAGAGCAGGGTCCCAATGGAGATGCAGGATGGACACAGAGCAGGGTCATTGAGCTCGATACGCTACTCCCCATTCACAGGCTTTCAGGGGCTCTGGTCGCTGGGTTTGCAGATAATGGAGCCGGTGGGGTCATTTTCGTAAGGACAGCTGCTGCGTTTTTCTCGTTTGATCTCAAGTCTGGCAGGGTCGACAAGGTAGGAGAGAGCCATGGCTTCAATCATCTTGTTGTCCCCTACATGAGCTTCTGCACTCCAGGTACAGAATTGATCcatctttaatttcttttttttttccaattttcAGCATGAGTAATGTTTCAGTTATTAGTAACATAAAAGTAACAGTGAGTTCTTCAAAGTGGGATATCCGAATGTCATTAGAAACTGGAATACTAAGCTCTTGCCTCAATTGGAAATTTGTGCACTCATCTTTAATTATGTTGTAGGTTCCATATCTCTGGTATGCTAGTGTCACTTCAGCAGCATATATAGTAGATTGTAAGTAGGGAATCGTCGAGATCAGGACCACAATGATGGCGCAAGCAACATAAGGTTTAAACAAGTTTGGCTTGCGTGTTGCGTAATACCATACGTCCTGTGTAAGTTTGGCTTGCGTGTTGCGTAATACCATACGTCCTGTGTAGTGGTTTGTATTGTCTGAGATTGTGAATGATTTTGAGGGGCCCTTGCCCTCTCTTCTATTGATAGAGCCTAGGAAATGTACCCGAGTACTTTACATGACGTCAGGGTATGTGATAAACATGTACCACATAAGCTATCATGTGGCCCCGGGTCTGATATAGTTGCCAGACGATTTCGGTATTTAACGACAATCAATAGCTATCACTTATCCGATTCATCTCAGTTGTCATAACCTAGATAATTCTACAAGCATGagctcacaaacttgttagtcccttTGGCTATGTTGTCACTAAATCACCGAAAATCACAATAATGATCTAATGGAGCTATTTCCTTACACATAGCAATACAAAAGAGAATTCCTCACTTCGTCTGCAGTAATAGCACCCATCTTCTCTTAATCATGTTGTGGATATGGGACCATTAGTTGGATGGTGACTTAGTGTTGTTTGGTTGTTCACCATTAGTGCCAGTGCCAATCGCTCTTTGTGCGATTGACGATGATCGTATGTCCGTTGTTGCCATTTGATCCCTCATGTTTAGTTTGGTAAAAAAAAACCCTGCAGCACTAGGAGCGGTCTCTACAGATGAGGGGCCCGGAGCTGGTGTTTCAAGTGCATAAGCAGCTCAAATTACCAGTGCAAGGTCTTCGAAGTCAAGAAGGAAATTACCAGAGCGGGCACGTGGGTTTTTGGTGGGATGACTCAACGTGATCTTGCGGCTCGTCTTGTTCCGCAGTCCTAATGTTTAATGGATCTTTGGTGTTTTTTTTTAGAGCAATGGATCTTTGGTGTTTGGGAACTTGAGTTTGCAAACAAATTATGAGAACATACTAATTCTTGTACATATGAAAGTATGACATTTGGAATTTAAAACGCTGCAATTTTACTCCAATATCGTTTGGTTCAACTTGTTGAAATCAGTTTGGTATGGCGAAACCTGTGTTTGCTTTCTTTTTTATACTGATGTGAGCATGGAAACTGGGAAGGAAATTAGCCAACTCCAATTTATACTGCCTCTGTCTTAAAATATAAGCATTTTTAGATTTGATCATAGTCAAACTTGTTCAACTTTGACCATCAATATCTTGTGAATcaattattttaaatataaacacttatatattattataattgctttcataataaatctactaatattatttttttatcttaTACTCTGatatttataaattatttactatttatagTCAAAATTGAACAAAGTTAACTTTGATCAAATACAGGTACAACTAAGGAAAGATACAGAGCACAACTGTGACGACCAAGCTGTGTTTTTCTTTCAGGTTATCATCAAGTTGGTATTTCCAAAAGGAAACCTGAACATAACCCACGCACTGCAAATTGGACAGGATCTGAACAATTCCGGTCAAACATGGGCCGTCTGCACTCAATTTCCACCAGCCAGCAGCATCGACGGCCCACATGAAACCTCTTTCCAGGCCCATTAACAGCCAGAGCAATGAGCCAGAGCTCGTCGCATGGCTGCGCTCCGACCAAGCCGCATGGCGCCGGTGATGGACGAGCTCGTCGGTCCATTGCAAGCGTCGGTGCtgcatcctcgccgccgccagttTCGCGAGCTCCACCGCACGCCCCCGATGCTGGGAGTTTTCCACCGCCCCTCCGTTCCCACTTGGCTCTCCCGCCGGCGCCCAGTGCGGGCGGCTTcacgcccacctcctccttccaCGGCCGCGTCCTGCTCGACAGCTTGCCTCTGCCCGGCCGGGGACCCCTCGGATACCAGAATGGTTGATTGGTTGGGATGTGCGTGCCATTGATCATCCCTGGTCTGATCTGGATATTCATGAACTGAACTCAACGTTGGCAACCGTTTGTCAGGTGTACAGGTGATTGGTGATCTCGGTGCCCCTGGAAAATCATAGGAACAGGGAGATTCAGCATATGGTGATCTCGTTTTCTGAAACTGAACCTGTAGCTACTGCTTTCCAGTTCCAAAGATGCAGTCAAACTTTGAGCCAAACCGTGTCAAAGAAACACGGAATTTGAGCAAGTATCTGTCTCCTTCAATGCTCTTTCATCTAATGCTATAGCCGAGCTCAACTCACTCTCTCCTCCCCTACAGCAGCGCTGGCATAGCAAACCCATATTCCAGGCTGTAACAGTAACGCCTGAGTTCGGCTCCTTGTTGCATTTAGCCATTTAACAGTCTTTGCTCAACGGCTGCACCTCACGCCTGTAAAGCAACAGAAAATGCTAGTGCAGAAATTCAAGTTAACTGAATGCAAATCCTTGTTCAGTTCAGACATTCATACTGATGAAAATTGCAGAACAGAGGAAATGCGTGACCACATGTATATTCAGTTCCAAGAGGCCATGTTAAGTATGTGTGCATGAAGAATGTGACAAGATAAAGGATGTTCTGACCCAGATGAGTACCGCTATTCTCACTCAAAATTCTAAGAAGAATGCATAAGTGGAAATAAACCCAGATATCTGTGCTTCTTGGGTTTAGCAGATATATTCCTTGCTCGGCAGAAATTTAGATCAATTTTCAAGATCTTATCATGCATCAATAACATGTATAACAGATGAATAAACTTGTATGCATCAATCGCCAGTTTCAAGGACCCACAGCAAAATTAGGTAGGACTAGGAAAGTTATACATTTACTAGACTTTCATATAGATCCACAGTTTCATATTACTAAATAAACATGTGGTAGTAACTGCAATGAAACGACTGCTACAAAAGTACACAGATCAGAAAGCTTTGCACAAACAATAACATGGGAATTATCACTTTTATTCAAGATGCTCTTCAGTTTGTTCAGAACACAGACAAGCTATCTTCTAAAACAATCTAGCATGCAAGCAGACTTGTTTACTGCAACTGAATCATAAGTTGATTgatgcactactacaaaaataatttgtaagAATGCCCCAATTTTTTTAGGAGCGGACCAAAATTACACCCGTTCCTACAAATGGATCTGGTGCACTATACCTCCCAAACTGCCCCTGGAAATTCATTTGCAAGGGCGGTTCACCCCCTcaaccgcccctacaaatggatgTCATTTTCAGAGGCGGCTCATATGAAAGGTTCAAATTATGCTTGAGCAACTTTGCTCATATCAGACTCAAACTGAACTACAGAGTCCTTTTTTCGGAAAGCAAAGCACATATCCGATATAACATCATTCAAGGAACCCTGCTAAGCATGAACTTATCAAAAGCTCCCAGTATGACCAAACATATGTTTATAATTCATGAGCAGGAGGAATTTAAGAGAACCATAATGGAGCACAAAACTTACTGTTTCTTCAGAATTTATCCAGTTTAGGGAGGAGCTACTCCATACTTTGGGAACTCAGCAGAAAAGAGAAACAAAGTAATATTAGTCTCACTCAATGCTCACCAGAAGGCATAAATGATAATAAACCCATCCATAACCTGCACAATAGATGAATGAATTCCTAGAACCTCTAACAAGTTTCAATGACCCCCACAATGAAAACAGGTAGCAGTAGCAAAGTGTACCAGGGGTGAAGAAACTACTAAACGGAATAAGGCCATTGGACCGACAATCACCGCATTCAACTCTGGTGACTTGAGTAGAATGACCGGTGCTGAAGGTCGACCTCCCATTCAGAGTGACGACGAAAGGCCCCACTGGCATGCTCAAACCCTAGATAATCCTCTGATATGATATGGAGCGGGAGCAATTCGTTGACGCCTATGACTCTGTCGTCGTTCCATTCAACACCAGACTCTTTGACTATCTACCATTGGAGTATCCTTGAGTTTGCAATCCGAGCTAACCCAACCCACTGCTCTTCATCGTTGTTGTGAGAACCCCCATTGTTTGTGCTGTGAGATCGTACCCTAAAGCTCCCCGCCGGGCATCGATCACAAACTAGACCATATTCCCGATATGGGTAGGGGCACCGACTCAACACCCATCAGCAGGGACAGAGAACCATAAGCTGGCATGCTCCAAGTATAGACGTGAATGACATTGCACTTGCCTAAAATTGCAAATCACAGAAACGCAACCTGAATTGGGGCTTGAAACTGACGATCATAATCAAAACAACAACACAAGAAAAACTTAAAAATCTAGATAGAGATGGTATTTATATATATGATATTCTGAATGATGCAGTGTGTAAAGATAGATTTCACGTTGTATTGTATTATATTGATATCTAACAAACGACCATTAACAAAGTCTCTGAGCTAGCTAAAGCAGGTACCACATGATAGACCTCGGAATTAGTTAACTAATATGCCGGACACGACATAGAAGATCAACTTCTTCTCTAGAAAGATGTCGTTGTGTAAGAATCCGGAGACGACGGCGCTCAACTTCTTCTCTAGCATGACGTTGTTGTCTAAGAATCTCCTCTCGGTGGAGATTGACGTAGCGACCGCGAAAGCCGGGGTCGGAGAGGATTCGGTGCCAAGACTTGCAGACGAGGGACGCACGCTTGCACCACCGCCCTCGATTTTCTGGcgagaggcggaggaggatcTCCATGATCAAGTCGTCCGTCAGATCGGACAGAGCAGCACCATCGTGCTTGGGGGTGACGCCGGCGATGTTGCCACCGACGACGACGTCCTTGTCCCCCATGGCCATGGCGTGGGGGGTTGACCCGCTTGGCAgagctagggtttaa
This window contains:
- the LOC120659306 gene encoding uncharacterized protein LOC120659306, whose translation is MPPPPPLPEEIVEEVLVRFPPDDPASLVHAALVSKQWCRIICGARRGFSRRFRELHLSPPLLGFLCNRFDGALGARFDATAAARFVPTSSSFRPPNAIIADRRRRGWRAVHSGHGRVLLHHARTWDDDRLVVWDPITGEQRQLPESPLHGVLMWSWNAAVLCHAAAAGGGCNHLDCHRGPFVVIFVGNFIANRQTFSCVYSSETDGWSEPLFDDRLPHQGLHHGSVAALVGNSLYFMYDSHQGILKYDLLTQEMSAIPVPARGTVLMATEDGRLGLATVPESRLCMWSREQGPNGDAGWTQSRVIELDTLLPIHRLSGALVAGFADNGAGGVIFVRTAAAFFSFDLKSGRVDKHE